The following are from one region of the Vulpes vulpes isolate BD-2025 chromosome 14, VulVul3, whole genome shotgun sequence genome:
- the LOC112932169 gene encoding neuroendocrine secretory protein 55, translated as MDRRSRAQQWRRARHNYNDLCPPIGRRAATALLWLSCSIALLRALATSNARAQQRAAAQQRRSFLNAHHRSGAQVFPEPPESDHEHDEADLELSLPECLEYEEEFDYESETETETESEIESETDFETEPETAPATEPETEPEDERGPVVPKHTSFGQSLTERLHALRLRSPDASPSRAQPSTQEPQNPREGEEPEPKPEDKDPRDPEESEEPKEKKQQRRCKPKKPTRRDPSPESPSKRGPIPIRRH; from the coding sequence ATGGATCGTAGGTCCCGGGCTCAGCAGTGGCGCCGAGCTCGCCACAACTACAACGATCTGTGCCCACCCATCGGCCGCCGGGCAGCCACCGCGCTCCTCTGGCTCTCCTGCTCCATCGCGCTCCTCCGCGCCCTCGCCACCTCCAACGCCCGCGCCCAGCAGCGCGCGGCCGCCCAGCAGCGCCGGAGCTTCCTTAACGCCCACCACCGCTCCGGCGCCCAGGTGTTCCCCGAGCCCCCCGAGTCGGACCACGAGCACGACGAGGCCGACCTCGAGCTGTCCCTCCCCGAGTGCCTAGAGTACGAGGAAGAGTTTGACTACGAATCTGAGACCGAGACCGAGACCGAGTCTGAAATCGAATCCGAGACCGACTTCGAGACCGAGCCTGAGACCGCCCCCGCCACTGAGCCCGAGACCGAGCCAGAGGACGAGCGCGGCCCCGTGGTGCCCAAGCACACCAGCTTCGGCCAATCTCTCACCGAGCGTCTGCACGCTCTGAGATTGCGGAGCCCCGACGCCTCCCCGAGTCGCGCGCAGCCCAGCACTCAGGAGCCCCAGAaccccagggagggggaggagcccGAGCCCAAGCCCGAGGACAAGGATCCGAGGGACCCCGAAGAGTCCGAGGAGCCaaaggagaagaagcagcagcGCCGCTGCAAGCCGAAGAAGCCCACCCGCCGCGACCCGTCCCCGGAGTCCCCTTCCAAAAGGGGACCCATCCCCATCCGGCGTCACTAA